The DNA sequence TGTTGTTGGTGGTGACGAGCTCGTTCGGGATGCCGCTGATGGTGCCCACGTAGCGGTGGGTGCCGTTGGTGCTGGGTGCGAAGGCGATGGGGAAGGTGATCAGGCTGTCGGCGCCCGGGGTCAGGCTCGTGATGGTCACCTGATCGCTCACCGCGAGCTGGTTGTTGGGCGTGAACACCTGCGCCTGGGCGGTGACGTTGGTGAGCAGCTGGTTGCCGGTGTTGCGCACCTGCATCACCAGCGGGTGGGCGGGACCATCGCGCTGCAGGCTCACCCCGCGGCTGCCATCGGCGCCCACGAAGCGCACCGCCCCGTCGGTGATGGCCAGCAGAGGCACCTGCGGCGCGTAGTAGCGGATGGCATAGTTGCCCACGGGATACACGTCGGCACTGTGCTGCAGGCCGATGTCGCCGCTGATGCACTCGATGCCCAGCAGCAGGTCGTTGTTCTGCGTGAGGCCGGTCTGCTCCAGGATCTGCACCGTGATGGTGCTGTCGAGCTTGTTGAGGATGATCTGGAAGGTGTTGCTGCCGGTCCAGGTGGGCGGGGTGGCGCTCCAGAAGGGCACGTTCACCCAGGAGAAGATGGTGGTGTCCGGCGTATCGTACACCCAGCACTGGCCCGGGTTGCCGGCGCCGGTGAAGGTGAGGTCGGCCGTGAGCCCGGCGATGTAGTCGTTGGCCCCGCCCGCCTGGGGGATGTTGGGAAAGGGCGAGGCGATGTTGGTGCTGTTGAAGGCGATGTAGCCGTTGCTGCCGATCCACACGTCCTTGCGGTCGTACCAGTAGTAGGGCATGTTGGTGAACATGGCGAAGGGGCCCACCACGTTGTCGTCCGCCAGCCCGGTCACCTGGAAGCCGACGCCGGTGATGTCGATCCAGTTGAACACCGGACCGCCGGGCTCATTGCTGTCCTTCCAGATGTAGCCGTAGGTATCGGGTCCACCTTGTGCGGCCGAGGCGGCCAGGGGGATGAGCAGGCCGAAGAGGGTCAGGGTCCGGTTCATGCGCAGCGGGTTTGGTGGCGGGAAGGTAACGACCGCCGCGCAGAGGGCGCACGGGCGACTTACGGAAGCAGGAAGCGGAGGCCCTGCGGGCCGTCCGGTCCGGCGAGCTGGAGCACGTGCACGCCCCGTGTGGCCCCGCGAAGGGCGATCTCCTGCCAGCCGCCACCATCGCTGCGCCCGGTGGCCAGCACGCGGCCCTGCACATCCAGCACGCGCCAGCTGCAGGCCGCGGAGAGGAACAGCTCCACGCCGTCCGCCGTGGTGCGCACGCGCGGGGCCTCGGCCGCGTTGGCCGGTTGGGCGCGCGGCGCGGCTGCCTGGCTGTTGTCGATCAGCACCGTGCACACCGGGCCGAAGGGGCACCAGGTGGCCCCGCCGTCGAAGCTGGGCTGCACCGACACGTCGTAGTAGGCGCCATCGCTCAACGGCAGGGTGGTCCAGTTGAGGGTGATGGTGGCGCCGCCGCTCACGATCTGCCGCACGAAGCCTCCACCGTCGGTGACGAAGCGGAAGCGGTAGTCCGTGGCGCCGGCCAGGGAGATGGCGTGCAGCTGGTCGGTGCCGCCGAAGCTGCGCGTCACCCCGCAGCTGAGGTCCGGATGCTGCGGATGGTCCACCAGCCGGGTGGGCTGGCAGGCCGGGGCGGCGGGCAGCACCATGGCCTGGCACACGGGCCCGAACTCGCCGAACACCCCGTTGATGCGGGTGCGCACGGCGATGTTGAGCAGCACGTTGAACGGCACCGGGTTCGTCTGGAACCAGGCGAAGCGGAGGTAGCATGCATCGTTCGGGTCCGCGTCCGCCCAGCCGTTGTACACCACGCCGCTCTGGAACACACGCCGGCTGTAGGTGCCGTTGGGGTCGAAGATCCAGAACTGATAGCCGTCGCCGTTCGCCGCGTTCACCGCAGGGTTCGGCGTGGCGATGAAGAAGTCGTTGCTCAGGTAATCGAGGCGCGAACAGGAGGCGCTCTGCGGCTCGCTGTTCAGCATCCGGTCCGGCCCGATGGGGTTGGTGAAGCCCAGGTTGTTGCTCAACGCGCTGAGGGCGCCGTAGGTGCAGCCATTGCCCAGGTTGTCGATCACGCGCTCACCGGAGGGGTCCTCCAGCGCATAGCCGCCCGGGCAGATGCCGTCGCCGCCGCTGTCATGCACCACCAGGCGATAGGCGCCGTTCAACGGCAGGCACACCAGCTGCACGTTGGTCGAGTGGTTCATGTACGGGCCGCCGGAGGCCACGGGCAGACCGCTGGCCGCATCCAGCACCTCCCAGGTGATCTCGTGCCCCGCGCCGTCGGCGTCCACGATCATGCGCCAGTCGGTGCAGGGAGCTTGCGCGCGCAGGGCAGGGCCCACGACCAGGGCGGCCAGGGAGGGGAGGAGCGGGCGCCACATGCGCATCGGGGCCGGGCCGGGGCATGGGCCTCCGGCAAAAGGGCCACGAAGCTACCCGGGCCCGTGCGCCGTGGTGCGGGCTGTTGATAACCGACTGATCGGATGTTGATGACCCACGGGGCAGGCCACACGGGCTTCACCTGCGCTTCATCTCCAGGTCGATCGGGAACCCGTTCTGGACGGGGCCCCCCTCACGCCGCCAGATTGCTGATGCGCTTCTCGTCGGGATGGTACACGGTGGGGCCCATCTGCAGCAGCTGCAGCACGGCCATGAACTCCAGGGGACCGTCCACCTCCACCTCGCCCTCGCGCGGGTCGCCGTCCTCGGCGTACTTCACCACCACGCTGAAGCGCTGCGGGGCGGGCGCGAAGGAGGTGTGGTAGCTGTGGATGCGGAAGGCGGAGGAGCTGCGCTTGGCCATCGGGAAGGGAGTTGCGGAGAGAACAACGGTGCGGCGGCGCGGAGTGTTCGCCGGAACGAGGACGGCCGCCTTTCGGGCGGCCGTCCATCGGTCCGTGTCGCGGTCCACCGGTCACTCCACCACCAGCCGCTTGACGCCTGTGGAGCCGTCCTGAGCGGTGAGCTGCACCTGGTAGAAGCCGGCGGGAAGCCCGCCGAGGTCGAGGTCGTGGTCGGTGATGCCCATGCCGGCCTGCAGGCCCTGCTCCATCACCACACGACCCGTGTGGTCGAAGAGGCGGAGCTGGACCGGGCCGCCCACGCTACCGAAGCGCAGGGTGGTGCGACCTACGGCGGGGTTCGGGAACAGGTCGATGCCGATGGAGGGGTCATTGCCCTCGGCCAGGCCCACCTGCCCTCCATCCAGCCACTGCATGAACTGCTGGGTGTTGGGTACGCCGTTGCTCGTCACGGTCAACGTGCTGACGATCAGAAGGGCGACCGGCGTGCCTGGTTTCCACCATTGGTAGGTCTCTGCCTGGTAGTCCAGGACGCCGAACGCGCCCAGGTCATCCTCGTAGTCCTGGTTCACCTTCACGCGCAGCACATTGGACACGGTGCCGTAGGGCATCACCAGGGTGCCGTAGCCGTCCGCGATCCCGGTGCTGGTGCCCGTGCGGTTGGCGGGGATGCCGCTAGTGGTGAACGAGGAGCTGAAGTTGTCCGTCCAGGTGGTGTTGAAGCTGCACGGGAACTTCATGATCTGCTCCGCGTTCTGGTACGGAATGGTCACGTTGGCCGTGGTGGAGTGATAGCCCTGCAGGAAGCCGCCCTGCGCCGTGTATTGAAAGAAGCCGAACACACCGCTGGGATCGCTGGTGGCCACCGTCGCGGCGGGGAAGCTGCTCAGGTAGCCCGTGGAGGCCGGCGTCACATGGTCGATGGAGAAGCTGTTCGTCGGGGTCAGCGTGCTGAAGGTCCAGGTCTGCATCGGACCGGAATTGCCCGGGGCCGCGTAGGTGGAGTTGTTCATCACCGCCGTGAAGCCTGCGGTGGGCGCCGCGTTCGCGTTGTCCAAGGTCTGTGCATGCGCGCTCCCGAACAAGGCGGTCACAACGAGGAGGGTCAGGGTTCGTTCCATGGGTTGTGGTTTGGATACCGAAAAAAAAGTGATCGGCCGATCGGTCCTTCAGGCGGACCGTTCCGTTCACGTCGGTACGATATCGCACTGGATGCCTTGACGAGAGGTTCACCTGGAGTTCACCACCCGTGGCGCAGTGAATGCCGAACGCCCGGATCCCGCGCTCGACGGTCCGGGCGCTCAGGTGCGCCGCACTACCTACGGCAACTGCGCGTTCCTTACGGCCGTGGGCACCGTGCCGCCGATGTTCACCAGGATCGGATCGCGGTCGTTGGCGCTGCCGGCGTACTTCACCTGGCCGTTGAGGTTCACGTCCTCCGGGTAGTATCCGTTCGCCGTGGCCGTCGGCACCAGGCCGCCGATGCGCACCAGGATGGGATCCCGGTCATTGCTTCCACCGGCGTACTTCACCTGGCCGTTGAAGGTGACATCGCCGGCCCAGAGGACCAGCGCCGGGAAGGTGCCGGTGATGCTCTTGCGGGCGTTCGTGCCGAAGGTGGTGGTGGCGGCATCCGTCAGGTCCACGCTCACCGGCGCACTGGTCATGGCCACGGGATCGAGCGTCATGCACGCGAGGTGGTTGCGATGGCGGACCACCACATGATGCGTGCCCACCGAGCCGAAGAAGCCTACGGGCGATACGCCGTCCAGGTCCACCACGTCGCCATCGCGCTGCACCAGCACATGTTTCGCCGCCTTGATCACAGACGGGTCCAGTGGGTCGCGGAGCTCCAGACGCACCCAGTCCACGATGGCATCATCGCCTGTGACGGCCAGCACCGCAGGGTCGAGCACGGCCACGTGCGGTGCGGGAGATGTGTACAGACCCATGGCCGGGTACGGGTCTGTGATCGGCACGAGAGCGTTGGCACGCAGGTCGTCCCGCATGGTACCGGTGCTGGTGACGTATGCACCTTCCAGGAAGACCTTCACGTTCAGCGCGCCGAAGCACGTGCTGTCCACCAGCACGGCCGTGGCGGTGGCCGCGCAACCGTCCGCATCGGTGAGGGTGAGCGTGTAGGTGCCCTGGCCCACCGCGGGCAGGTCCTCCGTGGTGGCGCCATTGCTCCAGTTGTACTGGGTGCTCAGCGGGTCGCGGTTCACCGTGGCGAGCACCTGTCCATCGGCCTGCCCGCAGGAGGGCAGTACGGTGTCCAGCGTGAGAAGGATGGCGTCCGGCTCGGTGAGGAAGACGGTGTCGCGCTTCCAGCAGCCCACGGCGTCGTAGGCGGTCACGTAGTACATGCCCGGACCCAGCCCGCCGATGGAGTCGGTGGTGGCCCCGGTGTTCCAAGCGTAGGTGAGCGGTGCATTGGGCGAACTGGCCGCAGTGGTCACATGGCCATCTGCCGCAGCGAAGCAGCTCACATCGCTCCCTGTCACGGTCAGGCTCACCGGTGCGCAGGCCGCACAGGCGGCGAAGATCCAGTTGGTGTTGCCGCCATTATCCACCGAGTTGGCGCCGGCGTAGAAGGGACCTTGGCCTGAAACCCTGACGTTCTGAAGCGTGGCGTGGTCTATACAGGTCTGACCATTGGGTATGCCGAGGGACCATCCAAGACTACTGTTCAGGCAGCGGACATTTATTGGAAGGGTTGTGGTCCCTTCGGAGATAAGAAGGTCGGTGACCCAAGACTGGCCGAACGGCACGATAATATCGGCACCAGCTTCGAAGACGAGTTCCGCAGAATGCACGCCCGTTAAATTGAAGATGGTGGAAATACCGGAAGCCACCACGACCCGGTCCACCTCCAGATCAACGAACATATTGTTCTGAAACCCATTCTGTCCAGAACTCATCGGTATCAACCGGATCGTGGATATCCCATCATTGAACGAGGCGTTCGGACATGGACCACCGGACAGGTTGATCCCACGGTAGTCGATCACACTGGTCCCAAGATCGATCATACACGTGCTGTTCCCTGTACCGTTGTTGTACACGGTCAAGGAACCAATTATTCCAGTGGCACTGCCCATATGCACCTTGCAATGGTTGTCCAATGAAAGGGATTCGTAGTATATGGTGAGAGTGGGCCATGTACCCGAGCCATCCGCCAGCAGGAAGGCCGAGCCGAAGTAGATCTCGGCGGTCCCTTCCAACGTTATCAGAGTACCGTGCAGCGTGGCCTGGTCCAGCCATGCCTTGCTTCTTTTGAGATAGAGCGACATGGGGCCATGGATATCACTGCCCTGAGCATCGAGCTCCGCTCCGATCCCCACCTGAATGATGTTCCCGGTGCCGCCAACGGGTTGTGAACCAGAAATGGAGTTTCCCTGTGCATGGAAACGGATCCCCGCACCGATGAGGAGGGCGCTCCCGGTAAGATCATCCTGGAGCCACACATCGGCATCTATAGTCGGACCGTTGTAATTCCCGATGTATATTCCCTTCTCTAGCACCGTGCCGCTGGTTCGGATGGTGGTCTGGTCTCCATTGGAAGGGATCATGGTCAGCTGACAGTACGAGGATCCGTCCACGATAGTGACCGGTCGTTGGATGTCGAGGTCCCCGTGGATCGTGAGGGAGCCGCTGCAATACTGTCCGCCAATATTCAAGAACTGGAAGGACGGCGCGGTGGCCATCACCCGTAGATCATGACAGACGCCTCCATTCGTGTTCACCTGGAGCCCCGGCCCCAACTGTGAGTTTTCATCGAACACCACATCGTCGTACTGCGTGGGCGGCCCATGCCCGGTGGAGCCGCCGGATACCAGCGCCCAGTTGAGGTTGCTGGCCCAGTTGCCGTTCACGTATTTGAAGTAATAGGTCGTAGCCGAGGCGTGCAGCGCCGGGAGAAGAAAGATGCTGATCAGCAGCGCACGGATGGCGGAACGATGCATGGGCAGGGTATTGGGGCAGGGAAGATAGTATTTCTGCACACCACCTTTTTGGTCGTTGCGTGAAGGCGATGCGACACCCACCCTGGACCCACGTCCCGTCCTGGCCCCTGGCGATCCCTTTACTGGAGGGATCAATGGACCCCGTGCTCCACAGGGTCCTTCTCTCCACACTACGGCAACTGCGCGTTCCGCACCGCCGTGGGCACCGTGCCGCCGATGTTCACCAGGATGGGATCGCGGTCGTTGGCGCTGCCGGCGTACTTCACCTGGCCGTTGAGGTTCACGTCCTCGGGGAAGTAGCCGTTGGCGGTGTTGGTGGGCACCGTGCCGCCGATGCGCACCAGGATGGGATCACGGTCGTTGCCGCCACCGGCGTACTTCACCTGTCCGTTGAAGGTGACATCGCCGGCCCAAAGCACCAGTGCCGGGAAGGTGCCGGTGATGCTCTTGCGGGCGTTCGTGCCGAAGGCGGGCGTTCCTGCCAGGCTGAAGTTGATCACGTTCGGGACCGCATCCAGCGCGTACGGTGAAGCGCTCATCACCGCCAGGTGATTGCGATGGCGCACGGCGATGTGATAGTCACCCGCTGAGGCGCTGATGCCGACCGGGGATACCCCGTCCAATTCAACGATGTCCCCATCGCGTTGCAGGAGCGCACTGCGCGAGGCGACGATCAGGGTGGGGTCGCCCGGATCCCGCAGTTCGATCAGCACCCAATCCACGATGGCATCGCTGCCCGTGACGGCGAGCACGGGCACGGTGGTACTCTCGCCGCCCCCGTCCACGAAGCCATAGCCCAGTGCGGTGTAGGGTTCGGTGAGCGGCACCAGGCCGTTGCTGCGCAGCCCGTCGTCCATGAGCCCGGTGCCGCTGTTGTAGGGCCCCTGCAACAGGGCCGCTACGTTCAGGCGCACTCTCACCGTGTTGGGCTGCTGGAAGCCTTGTGTGATGATGCCTCCGGGTACCGTGCCGGTGCCGATGACCGCCTCACCCACGGACCAGCTGGCCGAGCCGCCGGGGATGTTGCCGGTGCCACCGCCGGACGAGACGAGGGTTTGGGGGAACAGCCGCTTGGCACAACAGAAAGCCAAAGCGCACATCGCAGTGCGGACAAGAAGGGATGTGAAAGGGCTTGACATGGGGGGCGTATCGCTTTCGGTTCGGTGTTCCGCGCATTCGTCCCGGTGGGGCAGAGGGGATCAATCCGGTCCGCAGCCGTTTATGGTTCCATGGAAGGTTGAACCATTGTGGACCTTGAACGGCGGTGACATCAGGATCGTGTGCCCGCCTTTGTACGTGACATCCTGCCCCGGACCGGTGGTGATGGTTTGCGTGGACGTGATGTTCCCGGCGGTGTTGAGCGTGGTGCCCCCGGGAGCCGCGCCGGAAAGGCTTACGCTCGTGAGGCAACCATACAGTTCCGAGCGCCAGATCCCTCGTCCGAAGGTGCCGATGGCGATGGTGCCGTCGGCCTCGTTGAACTCGATATCCTCCACGCGCACAGCGGGCAGGTTCGTGTTAAAGGGCACCCAATCACCCAGCGTGTTGTCGCGGTAGAACACCCCGACATCGGTGCCGATATAGAGTTGATCATCAGGCAGCCCCACGTTCGCATCATAGCCGATGCAGTTCACAATGATGTTGGGCAGGGAACCGGTGATGTTGGTCCAGCTGGAACCGGCATTGGAGGAGTAGTACACCTTCTGGCCAGCGGTGAAATTGCCGACGGTCACGAAGACCTCCCACTGGTAGTTCGGGTTCACGGCGATGCCGGTGATGAACTGACCGGAAAGGCCGGCGCTGATGTTGGTGAACGAAGCGCCACCGTTGGCACTGGTGCTGATGGTGCTGCCGCTGGAGCAGTAGATGCGGTCCGGGGCGCTCTGGCAGATCACCAGCTCGTCCGAGCAAGGCACACCGAGGTTCGTCCAGTTCGCCCCATCATCCGTGCTCTTGTACAGGGTGTTCCAACCCCCATAGAG is a window from the Flavobacteriales bacterium genome containing:
- a CDS encoding T9SS type A sorting domain-containing protein, whose translation is MERTLTLLVVTALFGSAHAQTLDNANAAPTAGFTAVMNNSTYAAPGNSGPMQTWTFSTLTPTNSFSIDHVTPASTGYLSSFPAATVATSDPSGVFGFFQYTAQGGFLQGYHSTTANVTIPYQNAEQIMKFPCSFNTTWTDNFSSSFTTSGIPANRTGTSTGIADGYGTLVMPYGTVSNVLRVKVNQDYEDDLGAFGVLDYQAETYQWWKPGTPVALLIVSTLTVTSNGVPNTQQFMQWLDGGQVGLAEGNDPSIGIDLFPNPAVGRTTLRFGSVGGPVQLRLFDHTGRVVMEQGLQAGMGITDHDLDLGGLPAGFYQVQLTAQDGSTGVKRLVVE
- a CDS encoding SprB repeat-containing protein, whose product is MHRSAIRALLISIFLLPALHASATTYYFKYVNGNWASNLNWALVSGGSTGHGPPTQYDDVVFDENSQLGPGLQVNTNGGVCHDLRVMATAPSFQFLNIGGQYCSGSLTIHGDLDIQRPVTIVDGSSYCQLTMIPSNGDQTTIRTSGTVLEKGIYIGNYNGPTIDADVWLQDDLTGSALLIGAGIRFHAQGNSISGSQPVGGTGNIIQVGIGAELDAQGSDIHGPMSLYLKRSKAWLDQATLHGTLITLEGTAEIYFGSAFLLADGSGTWPTLTIYYESLSLDNHCKVHMGSATGIIGSLTVYNNGTGNSTCMIDLGTSVIDYRGINLSGGPCPNASFNDGISTIRLIPMSSGQNGFQNNMFVDLEVDRVVVASGISTIFNLTGVHSAELVFEAGADIIVPFGQSWVTDLLISEGTTTLPINVRCLNSSLGWSLGIPNGQTCIDHATLQNVRVSGQGPFYAGANSVDNGGNTNWIFAACAACAPVSLTVTGSDVSCFAAADGHVTTAASSPNAPLTYAWNTGATTDSIGGLGPGMYYVTAYDAVGCWKRDTVFLTEPDAILLTLDTVLPSCGQADGQVLATVNRDPLSTQYNWSNGATTEDLPAVGQGTYTLTLTDADGCAATATAVLVDSTCFGALNVKVFLEGAYVTSTGTMRDDLRANALVPITDPYPAMGLYTSPAPHVAVLDPAVLAVTGDDAIVDWVRLELRDPLDPSVIKAAKHVLVQRDGDVVDLDGVSPVGFFGSVGTHHVVVRHRNHLACMTLDPVAMTSAPVSVDLTDAATTTFGTNARKSITGTFPALVLWAGDVTFNGQVKYAGGSNDRDPILVRIGGLVPTATANGYYPEDVNLNGQVKYAGSANDRDPILVNIGGTVPTAVRNAQLP